The following proteins are co-located in the Brevibacillus laterosporus DSM 25 genome:
- a CDS encoding BMP family lipoprotein → MKKLYSILGAGLLTFSLALSGCGTKAPESGNASGEAKKQLKVGMVTATGNVNDNSFNQMTWESLQKFGKDTGAETQYLQSASDSDIIPNLNQFIKEKWDLTFGVGFLMSEHVQKVAKENPEAKIAIIDSVVDAPNVTSIVFKEHEGAYLAGVAAALSSKTGKIGFLGGIEMPVIKRFEAGFTAGAKAAKPDITIVSLYTGAFDKPDLGKSTASSMFNRGVDIVFHAASSTGDGLFNEAKDRRAKGENVWVIGVDMDQSKVFGEDITMTSMIKRVDEAAYRVSTDLLNGKFEGGKAVSLGLKENGVGLAESTKKNISEDVWKKIEEFKQKIINGEITVPDKM, encoded by the coding sequence ATGAAAAAGCTTTATTCGATCCTCGGTGCTGGTCTTTTGACATTCTCACTCGCTCTAAGCGGCTGTGGAACAAAAGCTCCTGAATCCGGTAACGCATCTGGAGAAGCAAAAAAACAATTAAAAGTAGGAATGGTTACTGCTACTGGTAACGTTAACGATAATTCCTTTAACCAGATGACATGGGAAAGCTTGCAAAAGTTTGGAAAAGACACTGGTGCAGAAACCCAATACCTGCAATCTGCAAGTGACAGTGATATCATTCCAAACCTGAATCAATTTATTAAAGAGAAATGGGATCTAACTTTTGGTGTCGGCTTCTTAATGTCTGAACATGTACAAAAAGTAGCAAAAGAAAATCCTGAAGCTAAAATTGCTATCATTGACTCTGTTGTTGACGCACCAAATGTAACATCCATCGTGTTCAAAGAGCATGAAGGGGCTTACCTTGCAGGTGTAGCAGCTGCACTAAGTAGTAAAACGGGCAAAATTGGTTTCCTTGGCGGTATTGAAATGCCTGTAATCAAGCGTTTTGAAGCAGGCTTCACAGCAGGTGCAAAGGCAGCTAAACCAGATATTACAATCGTTTCTCTTTACACAGGTGCATTTGATAAACCTGACCTTGGAAAATCTACTGCTTCCTCTATGTTTAACCGCGGTGTTGACATTGTGTTCCACGCAGCGAGCTCTACAGGAGATGGCTTATTTAACGAAGCAAAAGACCGTCGCGCTAAAGGCGAAAACGTATGGGTTATCGGTGTAGATATGGATCAGTCCAAAGTATTTGGTGAAGATATCACAATGACATCTATGATCAAACGTGTTGATGAAGCTGCATACCGTGTATCCACTGATCTATTAAATGGTAAATTTGAAGGTGGAAAAGCTGTATCTCTTGGTTTAAAAGAGAACGGTGTTGGACTAGCTGAATCCACAAAGAAAAACATCTCTGAGGATGTTTGGAAAAAGATTGAAGAGTTTAAACAAAAGATCATTAATGGTGAAATTACAGTACCAGACAAGATGTAA
- the copZ gene encoding copper chaperone CopZ, whose protein sequence is MENVVLQVQGMSCNHCVQAIEKAVGSLAGVASVKVRLSEAEVDVAFDSAKITVEAIKETIDDQGYDVE, encoded by the coding sequence ATGGAAAATGTCGTATTACAAGTACAAGGTATGTCATGCAACCATTGTGTGCAAGCGATTGAAAAAGCTGTAGGTAGTTTAGCAGGTGTTGCTTCAGTAAAGGTTAGATTGTCTGAGGCAGAGGTGGATGTAGCATTTGATTCGGCAAAAATAACAGTAGAAGCGATTAAAGAAACAATTGATGACCAAGGATATGATGTAGAATAA
- a CDS encoding flotillin family protein, whose translation MDFDIIVLGPIIAVIAVFVIIGIAFWARYKTVGADAAMIVTGSALGSKNVLTDESGNKIKIVRGGGTFVLPIFQQANFLSLLSHKLDVSTPEVYTEHGVPVMADGVAIIKVGGSIEDIATAAEQFMGKPDEALRSEAQEVLEGYLRAILGSMTVEEIYKNRERFAQEVQAVAAKDLKKMGLAVVSFTIKDVRDKNGYLAALGIPQIAAVKRDASISQAEADKESRIKQAQAEEHAKKAELLKETNIAEAEKEKELKISEFKQEQDRARATADQAYSLQQAKMKQQVTQEEMTVDIVRREKEIELEGKEILRRERQYDAEVKKKADADRYAVEQAAEAEKAKKMREADAKKYSIEAEAKAQAEQKRLEGLAYADAERARGTAEAEVTQLKLEAEAEGKRKLAEAYEKFGQAAVLDIVVKMLPELAEKVAEPMKAIDKVTIIDTGGGQGDGVNRLSTNVTKLMTQLPEMLKDVSGLDMNEMIEGFMKKGKASVPADVNHADVEMIQGAPDVSKLDDQIQQEK comes from the coding sequence ATGGATTTTGACATCATTGTGCTTGGACCGATTATTGCTGTAATCGCTGTTTTTGTAATCATTGGTATTGCGTTTTGGGCAAGATACAAAACGGTAGGTGCAGACGCAGCAATGATTGTAACAGGGAGTGCACTTGGAAGTAAGAACGTATTAACTGATGAATCAGGCAACAAAATTAAAATTGTACGAGGTGGAGGTACGTTTGTCCTACCAATTTTCCAGCAAGCGAACTTTTTAAGCTTATTATCACATAAATTGGATGTATCTACGCCAGAGGTTTACACTGAGCATGGTGTACCTGTGATGGCCGATGGTGTGGCAATTATTAAAGTTGGTGGATCTATCGAAGACATTGCCACAGCAGCAGAGCAATTTATGGGTAAGCCAGACGAGGCGCTACGCTCTGAAGCACAAGAGGTACTAGAGGGGTATCTACGTGCTATCCTGGGAAGTATGACAGTAGAGGAGATCTATAAGAATCGAGAGCGTTTTGCCCAGGAAGTCCAGGCAGTGGCTGCCAAAGACTTGAAAAAGATGGGTTTGGCTGTCGTTAGCTTTACCATTAAAGACGTTCGCGATAAAAATGGTTATTTGGCTGCACTAGGTATTCCGCAAATCGCAGCAGTGAAAAGAGATGCTAGTATTTCTCAAGCAGAAGCTGATAAAGAGTCTCGTATCAAGCAGGCCCAAGCCGAAGAGCATGCTAAAAAGGCGGAATTATTGAAAGAGACCAACATTGCTGAAGCAGAAAAAGAGAAGGAGCTCAAAATTTCGGAGTTTAAGCAAGAACAAGACAGAGCACGTGCTACAGCCGATCAGGCGTACTCCTTGCAACAGGCTAAAATGAAACAACAGGTTACCCAAGAGGAAATGACAGTAGACATCGTACGCCGTGAGAAAGAGATCGAACTAGAGGGAAAAGAAATTCTGCGTAGAGAGCGTCAGTACGACGCAGAAGTGAAGAAAAAAGCGGATGCCGATCGCTACGCTGTAGAGCAAGCGGCTGAAGCGGAGAAAGCGAAAAAAATGCGTGAAGCAGATGCTAAAAAGTATAGTATCGAGGCAGAAGCGAAGGCTCAAGCAGAGCAAAAGCGCTTAGAAGGTCTTGCTTATGCTGATGCAGAAAGAGCACGTGGTACAGCGGAAGCGGAGGTAACTCAACTCAAGCTGGAAGCTGAAGCAGAAGGGAAGCGTAAACTGGCTGAAGCTTATGAGAAGTTTGGTCAAGCGGCTGTATTAGATATTGTTGTGAAGATGTTGCCTGAATTAGCAGAGAAAGTCGCTGAGCCAATGAAAGCAATCGATAAGGTAACAATTATTGATACTGGTGGTGGGCAAGGAGACGGTGTAAATCGTTTAAGTACCAATGTCACTAAATTAATGACTCAATTACCGGAAATGCTAAAGGATGTCTCTGGCTTAGATATGAATGAGATGATTGAAGGCTTCATGAAAAAAGGGAAAGCATCAGTACCAGCAGATGTAAATCATGCTGACGTAGAAATGATTCAAGGAGCTCCTGATGTTAGTAAGCTAGATGATCAGATTCAACAAGAGAAATAG
- a CDS encoding MDR family MFS transporter: MFKRDASAATSNMNTVVTLNRKSFIYAMIAIIPGMMMVMLNSTAMNVAIPSLTQDFQVSFETLQWVINGYMLAMAATVPISGWFSDRIGAGRAYLMTIMLFIFGSLLCSMAQNSEQLIAFRIIQGLGGGMIQPIGMAMIYRLAPPDKKGQIMGMIGIPMLIAPATGPILSGWFLEAMGWQWIFLINLPIGTLAVWLGLRHLCKHVHLQKTHNKQQPFDRLGAMFAPTAFVLLALSINQHSSNKWGSIVMGGTGTLLLIWLCIHELRHENPILELRAFRAYRFRRGMIVSTIQYAVLNGSLVFIPIFLQKYRSYSPFDAGIIMSMLAITSGLLMPVGGKIYDRFGIRPLACSGMGTIAVALLLLSRISDITHYLQIAGIVGLLGIGMGLCMMSLNTYILQSAPASMISRITPLTAAGANLIIPVAIACLSNFQAMRTFSHTVNEYKDNPVAAEMAAYSDTFLLTACIALGGAFVSLLLKPPQDPI, encoded by the coding sequence ATGTTTAAAAGAGACGCATCTGCTGCAACTTCAAATATGAATACTGTAGTTACGTTAAATCGTAAATCGTTTATTTATGCCATGATTGCAATTATTCCTGGCATGATGATGGTTATGCTCAATAGTACAGCGATGAATGTAGCTATTCCAAGCCTGACACAGGATTTTCAGGTTTCATTTGAGACATTACAGTGGGTCATCAACGGTTATATGCTGGCGATGGCAGCTACCGTTCCAATCTCAGGGTGGTTTTCTGACAGAATTGGCGCAGGCCGGGCTTATTTAATGACGATTATGTTATTTATCTTTGGTTCACTGCTATGCTCGATGGCACAAAATTCGGAACAGCTTATCGCTTTCCGTATCATTCAGGGACTGGGTGGGGGGATGATCCAGCCGATTGGCATGGCAATGATTTATAGGCTGGCGCCTCCAGACAAAAAAGGACAGATTATGGGGATGATTGGTATACCTATGCTGATTGCACCAGCAACAGGGCCGATTTTATCCGGTTGGTTTCTTGAGGCTATGGGTTGGCAATGGATCTTTCTGATCAATCTTCCGATCGGAACGCTTGCTGTTTGGCTTGGCTTGCGCCATCTGTGTAAACATGTACATCTTCAAAAAACTCACAATAAACAGCAGCCGTTTGATCGACTTGGGGCTATGTTTGCACCAACAGCTTTTGTACTTCTTGCTTTGAGTATAAATCAGCATAGTTCCAATAAGTGGGGATCCATTGTGATGGGGGGGACAGGAACTTTATTGCTGATTTGGTTGTGTATCCATGAGCTCCGTCATGAAAATCCCATTCTAGAATTAAGGGCATTTCGTGCCTATCGCTTTCGCAGGGGCATGATTGTCAGTACAATTCAATATGCAGTTCTAAATGGGTCGCTAGTATTTATTCCGATATTTTTGCAAAAATATCGTTCTTACAGCCCTTTCGATGCGGGAATAATTATGAGCATGCTTGCTATAACCTCTGGTTTGCTGATGCCAGTAGGTGGGAAAATATACGACCGTTTCGGGATCCGGCCATTAGCTTGCTCTGGTATGGGAACGATTGCTGTGGCTTTATTACTACTTTCCCGGATAAGTGACATAACACATTATCTACAAATTGCAGGAATAGTCGGTTTGCTTGGGATTGGAATGGGATTATGCATGATGTCATTAAACACATATATTCTACAATCAGCTCCGGCTTCGATGATCAGTAGAATCACACCTTTAACTGCAGCAGGAGCTAATCTAATCATACCGGTGGCGATTGCCTGCTTGAGTAACTTTCAAGCAATGCGTACCTTTAGTCATACAGTAAATGAATATAAGGATAATCCGGTTGCTGCTGAAATGGCTGCTTATTCTGACACCTTTTTACTGACAGCATGCATTGCTTTAGGCGGAGCATTTGTCAGTCTGCTGTTGAAGCCACCTCAAGATCCTATCTAG
- a CDS encoding YolD-like family protein — MLRQLHEDKKLIEKTIIEEDELAEFCYRISDSRQYDYAFTISWWKETKEGRGVIESAWGWVDKFDSTFKQIKLKNDEDFWWVPNSNFFIYIQYMD, encoded by the coding sequence TTGTTACGTCAGCTTCACGAGGATAAGAAACTGATTGAGAAGACAATCATTGAAGAGGATGAGCTAGCCGAGTTTTGCTACAGGATATCTGATTCACGTCAGTATGACTATGCCTTTACAATTAGCTGGTGGAAAGAGACAAAAGAGGGTAGAGGCGTGATAGAATCCGCTTGGGGATGGGTAGATAAGTTTGATTCAACGTTTAAACAAATCAAGTTAAAGAATGATGAGGATTTTTGGTGGGTACCTAACAGTAACTTCTTCATTTACATACAATATATGGACTGA
- a CDS encoding suppressor of fused domain protein: protein MFVLKIMLLIISFLLLLFFLYLLSKKKECTKQPEMLKVWMGVVEQAVAEVEPHPAQHSQKHRYPEIDNDEPKNKQIDVTLRKWIKSHYQAFFHDQPVDQFSIHQNKDEIAVLLYPCNRNRGWFTYATCGCATKNGSEYIISTYEKHQELPILIEQIIQQAIEISNSTNEQLFPSSRSFGTHNGFTHVICLPPVFETEGFAHFMDGKRLVSIYMLVPLWRTEAEFVKQNGWSELEAIFIENDVNTLEWNRASVI from the coding sequence ATGTTTGTACTTAAAATAATGCTACTGATAATCTCGTTTCTGCTACTTCTTTTCTTTCTCTATCTCTTATCTAAGAAGAAAGAGTGTACCAAACAGCCAGAAATGCTAAAGGTCTGGATGGGTGTAGTCGAGCAGGCGGTTGCCGAGGTAGAACCTCACCCCGCACAACATTCTCAGAAACACAGGTACCCAGAGATTGATAATGACGAGCCGAAAAATAAGCAAATAGATGTGACTTTGCGAAAGTGGATCAAGTCACATTATCAAGCATTCTTTCATGACCAACCAGTTGACCAGTTTTCTATCCACCAAAATAAAGATGAGATAGCAGTGCTTCTTTACCCGTGTAATCGCAATCGCGGATGGTTTACTTATGCAACTTGTGGCTGCGCAACAAAGAATGGCTCAGAGTATATAATTAGCACCTATGAAAAACATCAAGAATTGCCGATACTTATTGAACAGATTATACAGCAGGCAATAGAAATAAGTAACTCTACTAACGAGCAACTCTTTCCTAGTAGTCGTTCATTTGGGACCCACAATGGCTTTACACATGTTATTTGTTTACCTCCTGTTTTTGAAACAGAAGGGTTTGCGCATTTTATGGATGGAAAAAGGCTTGTAAGTATATACATGTTGGTTCCTTTATGGCGCACTGAAGCCGAGTTTGTAAAACAAAATGGTTGGTCTGAACTGGAAGCCATCTTCATAGAAAATGATGTAAACACATTAGAATGGAATCGAGCCTCTGTCATCTAA
- a CDS encoding Mov34/MPN/PAD-1 family protein, with translation MKHTLLGSPFSHVDQPILISKTLVSQLLEAAKQQLPYEFTALLGGHQNIITSFYPASLEVASTDTFLLSPSIFFQSMAQMKEQHESWLGILHTHPLSPAVPSSLDIHGWHYPDLSYWILSFASEKPDLALYQIRQGHIQQHSYAII, from the coding sequence ATGAAACACACGTTATTGGGCTCTCCCTTTTCCCATGTTGATCAGCCGATTCTTATTTCAAAAACACTAGTGTCCCAACTACTTGAAGCAGCTAAACAGCAGTTACCTTACGAATTCACTGCATTACTAGGCGGTCATCAAAACATCATTACGTCATTCTATCCTGCTTCTTTGGAAGTTGCCTCCACAGATACTTTTTTGTTAAGTCCTTCTATCTTTTTTCAAAGCATGGCTCAAATGAAAGAACAACATGAAAGCTGGCTTGGCATTTTGCACACACACCCGCTCTCTCCAGCCGTCCCTTCATCCCTAGACATACATGGATGGCATTATCCGGATCTTTCCTACTGGATTTTGTCATTTGCATCTGAAAAACCCGATTTAGCTTTATATCAAATCAGACAGGGGCATATACAACAGCATTCATACGCGATAATCTAA
- a CDS encoding BMP family lipoprotein, with protein MKKMISRALPLLLVLPLALSGCGKQQPTTPAGDVKSDVKIGMVTSVGTVNDNSFNQGTWEGLQKVNKDKGAEVQYLQSSSDADIIPNLNQFVKEKWDLTFGIGFPIMEHVQKVAKENPEAKLAVIDTVVEAPNVTSVVFKEEEGSFLAGVVAALTSKTKKVGFVGGIEIPVTKRFEKGFLAGVKAADPTVEVNAIYTGAFDKPDAGKSAASSLYNQGADILYHAAGASGDGVFNEAKARKGKGENVWVIGVDMDQSLVFGDDVTLTSMMKRVDEAAYLVATNYMTGKFEGGKTLSLGLKENGVGLSESSRKNISEDVWKKVEEFRNKIISGEIKIQ; from the coding sequence ATGAAAAAAATGATTAGCCGTGCGCTACCACTTCTATTAGTACTACCTTTAGCACTAAGTGGATGTGGCAAACAACAACCAACAACACCTGCTGGGGATGTTAAAAGCGATGTAAAAATCGGAATGGTAACCTCTGTAGGTACCGTAAATGATAACTCCTTTAACCAAGGTACTTGGGAAGGGTTACAAAAGGTAAACAAGGATAAAGGTGCTGAGGTACAATATCTACAATCCAGCTCCGATGCGGATATTATTCCAAATCTTAACCAATTTGTGAAAGAAAAATGGGACTTAACATTTGGAATCGGATTCCCAATTATGGAACATGTACAAAAGGTAGCAAAAGAAAATCCTGAAGCAAAGCTTGCTGTTATTGATACCGTCGTAGAAGCTCCAAACGTTACTTCTGTTGTATTTAAAGAGGAGGAAGGTTCCTTCCTAGCTGGAGTCGTAGCTGCATTAACATCAAAAACAAAGAAAGTCGGCTTTGTTGGTGGTATTGAAATTCCTGTTACTAAACGCTTTGAAAAAGGCTTCCTAGCTGGGGTAAAAGCGGCTGATCCTACCGTAGAAGTAAACGCTATCTACACTGGTGCATTTGATAAACCTGATGCTGGTAAATCCGCTGCATCCTCACTATACAATCAAGGTGCTGATATCTTATATCACGCGGCTGGTGCGTCCGGAGACGGCGTATTTAATGAGGCAAAAGCACGTAAAGGCAAAGGTGAGAACGTGTGGGTTATTGGCGTAGATATGGACCAATCTCTTGTATTCGGGGATGACGTAACGCTTACATCAATGATGAAGCGTGTAGACGAAGCAGCTTATCTAGTTGCTACCAATTACATGACTGGTAAATTTGAAGGTGGTAAAACCCTTTCCCTTGGTCTAAAAGAAAATGGTGTAGGCTTATCTGAGTCTTCCCGTAAAAATATTTCTGAGGATGTTTGGAAAAAAGTAGAGGAATTCCGCAACAAGATTATCAGCGGTGAAATTAAGATTCAATAG
- a CDS encoding ETX/MTX2 family pore-forming toxin: MKEKMNKNRLKKPMVAIMLATSIGIPCLSASGSALAAENTPTSVNENVRAGITDVQSELKKIGNYHYSNNIAGTKIESWPTLTFKNNPDSVETKGNFSITGTVNKLNFDSAIVEYVGENVFENTTNETQKFSTAKYTKSVTESIATATTKGFKVGGSGDGSNIFTIPLLLNNGIKINGEFNSSTTETQTKSETKTIEASAQTVEVPPHKKYKADVVLEQRNFWGDVTFTGVWSNPVTTIKATASYWAPNGMGAWKEYTFSDKTQNYWKGLTTSQKNSINGIKFENSNVKAEGTAKVEGIFGSMLNVKIYDITDKSNPKLVETRSFK, encoded by the coding sequence ATGAAGGAAAAAATGAACAAAAACCGATTGAAAAAACCTATGGTAGCAATCATGTTAGCCACCTCAATTGGCATACCTTGTCTATCTGCATCTGGTAGTGCATTAGCAGCAGAAAATACTCCAACTAGTGTTAATGAAAATGTAAGAGCTGGTATTACTGATGTTCAATCTGAACTAAAAAAAATAGGAAACTACCATTATTCTAATAACATTGCAGGTACAAAAATTGAGTCATGGCCTACACTGACTTTTAAGAACAATCCAGATAGTGTTGAGACAAAAGGTAACTTCAGTATTACGGGTACTGTAAATAAATTGAACTTTGATAGTGCAATCGTTGAATACGTAGGAGAAAATGTATTTGAGAATACTACAAATGAAACCCAGAAGTTTTCAACAGCTAAATATACTAAGAGTGTAACAGAGTCAATAGCGACAGCGACAACAAAGGGTTTTAAAGTGGGAGGTTCGGGTGACGGTAGTAACATATTTACCATTCCACTGCTCTTAAATAACGGTATAAAAATAAATGGAGAATTCAACTCTTCTACTACAGAGACACAAACAAAATCCGAGACAAAAACAATAGAAGCATCTGCACAAACTGTAGAAGTTCCACCGCATAAAAAATATAAAGCAGACGTTGTATTGGAACAAAGAAATTTTTGGGGTGATGTTACGTTTACCGGTGTATGGAGTAATCCTGTGACTACAATAAAGGCAACTGCATCATATTGGGCTCCAAATGGTATGGGTGCTTGGAAAGAATACACTTTTAGTGATAAAACTCAAAATTATTGGAAGGGACTAACTACTTCTCAAAAAAATAGTATAAATGGAATCAAATTTGAAAATAGTAATGTAAAGGCAGAAGGGACAGCTAAAGTCGAAGGTATATTTGGTAGTATGCTAAATGTAAAAATTTATGATATTACAGATAAATCAAATCCTAAGTTAGTGGAAACAAGAAGTTTCAAATAA
- a CDS encoding alpha/beta hydrolase: protein MTTKKKFYQKKRWMILISIIVIPILLISVTNQLTPALKALVIKQIFEAKPFASPKNIETIKKQVVVKKDIVYNDAGLENSILDIYYPKNSNKNLPVIRFDNPHASTLGKIFFNTMFWSYTGEKDIKSFSKIDEISTVKQITPNYPPVFLTVGDADPLAPHSADLIDVLQINNVEVESVLFEGTKSELGHEYQFDFSSSHAEKTLEKTIEFLNKHRNR from the coding sequence TTGACAACAAAGAAAAAGTTTTACCAGAAAAAACGATGGATGATTCTGATCTCTATCATTGTCATTCCTATATTACTTATATCCGTTACTAATCAGCTTACTCCTGCCCTGAAAGCTCTAGTAATCAAACAAATATTCGAAGCCAAACCGTTTGCATCACCTAAAAACATTGAAACGATTAAAAAGCAAGTTGTTGTAAAAAAAGATATTGTTTATAACGATGCTGGACTTGAAAATAGTATTTTAGATATTTACTATCCCAAAAATTCCAATAAAAATCTTCCTGTTATTAGATTTGATAACCCTCATGCATCTACATTAGGAAAGATTTTTTTTAATACAATGTTTTGGTCATATACAGGGGAAAAAGATATCAAATCATTCTCTAAAATAGATGAAATATCAACAGTTAAACAGATAACCCCTAATTATCCACCTGTCTTTTTGACAGTTGGAGATGCTGATCCTCTTGCACCACATTCAGCAGATCTTATAGATGTTCTCCAAATAAATAACGTAGAAGTGGAGAGTGTTTTATTTGAAGGAACCAAGTCTGAATTAGGTCATGAGTATCAATTTGATTTTTCCTCTTCTCATGCTGAAAAAACATTAGAAAAAACAATCGAGTTTTTGAATAAGCATAGGAATAGGTGA
- a CDS encoding NfeD family protein: protein MGTWDIIFLSCIGIGFLFAIVLLFVDHSHALTGGVESPVLQPVCVVSAITAFGACGFLLHRFTLLSITSVVLLSAGSGLLLAAAGYFIWIRPMKNAENSTGYSISQLEGQIGEVITTIPASGYGEIIITMLSGTSNQIASSQDQVIIPQGSRVIVVKVEDHVLQVIPFE from the coding sequence ATGGGGACATGGGATATTATTTTTCTTAGTTGTATAGGAATTGGATTCTTGTTTGCTATTGTGCTGCTGTTTGTTGATCATAGTCACGCTCTAACAGGTGGTGTTGAGAGCCCTGTTTTACAACCAGTTTGTGTTGTGAGTGCGATTACGGCTTTTGGTGCTTGTGGTTTTCTTCTACATCGTTTTACATTGCTTTCAATTACAAGTGTAGTATTGCTTTCAGCTGGTAGTGGTCTATTACTTGCTGCAGCGGGGTATTTTATCTGGATTCGCCCAATGAAAAACGCTGAAAATTCTACAGGTTACTCAATTTCCCAACTAGAAGGGCAAATTGGAGAAGTAATTACAACTATCCCTGCAAGTGGATATGGTGAAATTATTATTACAATGCTGAGTGGGACTAGTAACCAAATCGCGTCCAGTCAAGATCAGGTTATTATTCCTCAAGGTTCTCGTGTCATAGTTGTCAAAGTAGAGGATCATGTTCTACAAGTGATTCCCTTTGAATAA
- a CDS encoding GerAB/ArcD/ProY family transporter, translated as MPTFMKKEISLLHFILILTSIELGASILTLPAELAQETGTDGWISIIIGYVLATVVSLCIIKVMSKHPEKTMQQILNIYFSSLVGKFIIVVWIIYAFISAFSIFISSIYIINEWILPNTSNYFIAVLFLVPIFMAVRGGIRMISGFQVVVFFSTLWLLLVLLFPLHHSHIMFLLPILKEGWGPVIQGVRISVFAFLGFELSYIFYPYIKNKQYAVKGIIIANSITLLIYLQITLICYVVFSPDEITKYIWPTLTLVKPIRFSFLERFEIVYVSFYILIFLSSVIPYLFFVTESISELMKRRSRSHLYMVLGIFIVSYLFYQPHFTNINLFNTILPPFSYIVAFAFPVFLWLYVMIVSKKTDKE; from the coding sequence GTGCCTACGTTCATGAAGAAAGAGATTTCTCTCCTACATTTTATTTTAATCTTAACTAGCATCGAGCTGGGAGCAAGCATTTTGACGCTTCCTGCAGAGCTTGCGCAGGAAACTGGAACGGATGGCTGGATCTCCATTATCATTGGATATGTTCTTGCTACAGTCGTTAGTTTATGTATTATTAAGGTCATGTCAAAACATCCAGAAAAGACAATGCAACAAATACTCAATATCTATTTCTCCTCTTTAGTAGGGAAATTTATTATAGTTGTCTGGATTATATATGCCTTTATCAGTGCATTCTCAATTTTTATTTCGAGTATCTACATTATTAATGAATGGATACTCCCAAATACATCTAATTATTTTATTGCTGTTCTATTTCTTGTTCCCATCTTTATGGCAGTACGTGGTGGCATCCGTATGATTAGCGGATTTCAGGTTGTCGTGTTTTTTTCAACTCTATGGTTATTACTGGTTCTCCTTTTTCCGTTACATCATAGTCATATCATGTTTCTGTTACCAATCCTAAAAGAGGGCTGGGGACCTGTTATTCAGGGCGTAAGGATCTCAGTTTTTGCCTTCTTAGGCTTTGAATTGTCATATATCTTTTATCCATATATCAAAAATAAACAATATGCAGTAAAGGGCATTATTATTGCCAATTCAATCACTTTGCTTATTTATTTACAAATCACATTAATTTGCTATGTAGTTTTTAGTCCTGATGAAATTACAAAGTATATTTGGCCTACCCTAACATTGGTGAAACCGATACGCTTCTCATTTCTGGAGCGTTTTGAAATTGTCTACGTTTCTTTTTATATCCTAATCTTTTTATCATCGGTTATTCCTTATCTATTTTTTGTTACAGAAAGTATCTCTGAGCTTATGAAAAGAAGAAGTCGGTCACATTTATATATGGTTTTAGGTATTTTTATAGTGAGCTATTTGTTTTATCAACCGCATTTTACGAACATAAACTTGTTTAATACCATTTTGCCTCCTTTTTCTTATATCGTAGCTTTTGCTTTTCCTGTCTTCTTGTGGCTATATGTGATGATCGTATCGAAGAAAACAGACAAAGAGTAA
- a CDS encoding metal-sensitive transcriptional regulator, protein MEVDNQQLLPDEKEKGCCKERTSHHSEKLKGNLQSRLNRIEGQVRGIKGMIEKDVYCDDVLNQIAAVQSALNSVGKMLLEGHMKSCVVERIQEGDQEVIDELLKTVAKLMK, encoded by the coding sequence ATGGAGGTAGATAATCAACAGCTTCTACCTGATGAAAAGGAAAAGGGATGTTGTAAGGAGCGAACTAGTCATCATTCCGAAAAGCTAAAGGGTAATCTGCAATCACGGCTGAATCGAATTGAGGGACAGGTTCGCGGCATTAAAGGTATGATTGAAAAAGACGTCTATTGTGACGATGTATTAAACCAGATCGCTGCTGTTCAGTCTGCGCTCAACTCCGTAGGTAAAATGCTTTTGGAGGGTCATATGAAAAGCTGTGTAGTTGAACGCATTCAGGAAGGCGATCAGGAAGTTATCGATGAGTTGCTAAAAACAGTGGCAAAGCTAATGAAATAA